Proteins encoded in a region of the Mercenaria mercenaria strain notata chromosome 1, MADL_Memer_1, whole genome shotgun sequence genome:
- the LOC128546713 gene encoding uncharacterized protein LOC128546713 — MMRCTSDMISMYCGKNQKQWDKYLPQVMMAYRASTHSRTGKSPNMLTLGREINLPMTAVIGLPENQDPLTVDNYVQQLQNNLVLAHQVARKTLKKNAIYRKKYYDQRSHKRTFKEKDIVWLYNPTRKVGVCSKLSPKWKGPCLIIQKIDDTTYVIKQSAKSKGKIWLISVGHVATTAAPKRC, encoded by the exons ATGATGCGATGCACTTCCGATATGATCTCCATGTACTGTGGTAAAAATCAAAAACAGTGGGACAAATATTTGCCTCAAGTAATGATGGCCTATCGCGCTTCTACCCATTCACGTACTGGGAAAAGCCCAAACATGTTGACTTTAGGTAGAGAAATCAACTTGCCCATGACAGCAGTGATAGGGTTACCCGAAAATCAGGATCCCCTAACAGTCGACAACTATGTTCAGCAACTACAGAACAACCTCGTCTTAGCACATCAGGTAGCTAGGAAAACCCTGAAAAAGAATGcaatatataggaaaaagtatTACGACCAAAGGTCTCATAAACGAACATTTAAGGAAAAGGACATAGTATGGCTGTACAACCCTACTCGTAAGGTTGGCGTATGTTCAAAGCTTAGTCCTAAATGGAAAGGTCCCTGTCTTATCATACAGAAGATTGATGACACaacatatgtaataaaacagtCAGCTAAATCAAAAGGAAAG ATATGGCTCATCAGTGTTGGACATGTGGCAACTACAGCAGCTCCAAAAAGATGTTGA
- the LOC123565212 gene encoding zinc finger protein 43-like produces the protein MKRQNRTCDDDSEDDFESQKDKKKICSSNTDNEDCENDIKSEKQNCYTCKVCDKRFTLLTNLRRHGVSHRTIVVCEHCGDTFSRQDNLQHHKRIHHNEERKDNKKKRDVRCNICDKVFNKLYNLKRHMRTVHKHDSNKGRKQLFTCRYCASEFEKYPTLFAHVMENHPLNQSGGRDREAEKSLIDTDSRKYKSKSTAEAQNKNQSQNDKNIELSNENNANPESLNINHEMVNERDKSALQNSVQNRIIVPRGGGGERYDLLTFFANVRSRILTYLQNTKRRRH, from the coding sequence ATGAAAAGACAAAACAGGACATGCGATGATGATAGTGAGGATGATTTTGAAAGCCagaaagacaaaaagaaaatatgctCTAGCAATACAGATAATGAGGATTGtgaaaatgatattaaaagtGAAAAACAAAACTGCTACACTTGTAAAGTTTGTGATAAACGTTTCACATTACTCACCAATTTACGCAGACATGGAGTTTCACACAGAACTATAGTGGTATGTGAACACTGTGGTGACACATTTTCTAGACAAGATAATTTACAACACCACAAGCGTATACATCATAATGAGGAAAGAAaagacaataaaaagaaaagagaCGTGAGATGTAATATCTGTGATAAAGTGTTTAACAAATTGTACAATTTAAAACGACATATGCGCACTGTACATAAACACGATTCAAATAAAGGTCGAAAACAATTGTTTACTTGTCGATACTGTGCGAGTGAATTTGAAAAGTATCCTACATTGTTTGCCCACGTAATGGAAAACCATCCACTCAATCAAAGTGGAGGTAGAGACCGAGAAGCAGAAAAGTCTTTAATAGATACTGATTCACGCAAGTACAAGAGCAAATCAACTGCTGAGGCTCAAAATAAAAATCAGtctcaaaatgataaaaacatagaGTTATCTAATGAAAACAACGCTAATCCGGAGTCATTGAATATAAACCATGAAATGGTTAATGAGCGAGATAAGAGTGCTTTACAAAATTCAGTTCAAAATAGAATTATCGTTCCCAGGGGCGGGGGTGGTGAAAGATATGATTTGTTGACATTTTTTGCGAACGTGAGGTCCAGAATTCTCACCTACCTTCAGAATACAAAGCGTAGGAGGCATTAA